GGTGCCGGCGGCCCCGGCGCGCTTGAGACCCTTCTTTTTCAGGATGAAGCTCGCGCCGATGAACGCACTCGACCCCATCGCCAGTATCAACCCCTTCGTATTCTCCGGAACCCCCATCTCTCTTTCTAGGGTTTCGATTTCCCGCCAATCAGAGTCGAACAACTGGTTTCTCActcctctctcgctctctctgcAAATTGCAATACGCCTGTGAAGCTCTCGAGAAGAGAGAGATCTGATCGCgatttctaatttctaattaattCTAATTATTCCTGATTTATTTTGCTAAACTGAaattgtctctctctctctctttctccgtCTCTTGACTCGCAGTTTCCGTTGTCTGGCCGGAAGTTTCCGTGGCCGTGCGGAAGGAAGTAATGATCCCCTGCTTCGCGTGCTACTTACAATGTTGCGGGAGCTGATTTCATTGGTCCGTGACATGTTGTGGGGCCACACTGAAATGAAGAGAGTATCCTTCCTCTTCTGGAAGGTGCCACATGTACACTTGGTTGAGAAATACTCGTAACATAAATGGTATACAATGTGTTGTtataaaagcaataaaaaaaattatattttatgatatTGAGCACGGATTGGCTGCTTAAACTAGAGGAGTTTCTTATCAAGTTACTTTAGGGCTTATGAGATAAGATCATATTTCTACgactttaatattttttttttatatatttattgacttagtagattttacttttttatgatttttaatgtcATTTTCGTTTTGTTATCGGTCCAGTTTGGTAAGGTGACAATTAGAGATTACATAGAACAAGAAGGAACAGAGTTGGACTTGATTTGGATTGCATTGGAGGGAGAACAAGAACTAGGCGTTTTGGAGCTTATGGAAGTGTCAAACATGTGCAAAAATCTTGAGGATTTGAAGATGAGGAATATCAAGGAAGATGATCCTAGATGGAGTGAAACACTATTAAAGAGATAAGGGAGTTGTTGTGCactttatcttatcttatcttcgACTGCACAGAGGAGTCCTACTAAGCTTTACATATTCTCTAACTAATTCCCTAGAGTCCTACTATAATCTAAACTCTTTTACACACACATAAACTTACTAGTACTACAAttacataatttaatttgagtgttaatTGCTAGCATATTATGGTCGAAACTGTTTATATTATATTACAAATCATTGTGTAAAGATTATTTCTACAAAagatcaattaaaactaagattatttaatcAAATCAATTGTAGAAAATGGTTTGTAATGTTTTTAACGAAtccatttatttgttttataaaagTTCGATGACTCAacgacataattttttattacagttattttttttacatagtgatttataatataaacaattcCGATTCTAAAtacaaaattctataaataaaCCACGACGTATTTTAAAAAGGCATTCCTCTTCAACACTTGAGGAGCCAAATCTTtatccccccaaaaaaaaaagaaaaaaaaatgcatatcGTGGTATAGCTAAAGTAATGCATTGGACATctcaaataaaaattgaaacaatAACAACGTCCCTTTTGTTTTGTATTAGGTCGCGTGGAACACATTCCACTTTCTTAATGCCGGGAAACCCAATGAGAAAGAAGCCTATGTGGACGTGCGGGCCAAAAACATCTCCAATCAAGAAAACACATCTCTTTTGTTTTGTATTAGATTTAGCAAGGGGGTTGAGGGAAGTACAAAATTCACCAAAAGCCTCTGCCATCTCAAGAAAACACACTTTCAACTTATAGCATGTTGAGCAGACGAGAGAAAAAACAAGGACGCCAAGATAGCGGTTTCTCAAACTTTTAAACATGTCGACATGCATTTTAATAGTAAATATATGATTGACTACTCCAACTTGTTCTAACCCTTAgatcaaatatgagttttaacccaaaattcaTTTTCGGTAAAATTTAGACCAAGATTTTTCCTTAATTTAGTGGACTTGCCcatcatatatgtgtattttttttaattttacatttaTAAATTCATCAAATCCAACAATTAAAGTCTAATATtatcaaatccaacggtaataaaaaatatctaacgatctaaatttaaattcaacggccaagataattataaaaaaaatattttatgtgtttcGTATTTTTTCATGATGTTCCCAGAGTTTCGTATGCCAGTTTagtgattttattatttatcgaaatttaatatttttaaattatctttaaatacaaaaacatatatatgtgaTATAAATGTAGATAATAACATTGGGTGGACCACACACAAAGCTGACACAAAGCTGCATCATCAAATATCTGCCATCATCCAATACCCATTCTTACCTCTACCTGTGCATTTAAAGAGATAAATCAATTTACATCCAACGAGTTCGTAAATGTCACGTTACATTATTAGACTCGCCATATCAAGGCCCATTACAGACAAGTCTTTCTCCAACTTTATCCACTAAGATCTCGTTCAGACTGTACTGATTATTTCTGTCAGATAAGATAAATAATCATCGGATAATACTGATTAAATTAATCGAACGTTTGATACAGTATCAGACTAATaaccgtattatttatattgtgtttggtACTGAACAGATaagaaaggggaagaaaaaaaattgacaaatctttgtttctttgtttgttgagaTCCGAGACGGAGAGCCGAAGAGTTTGTGGGGGAGGAAACAGAGAGAGATGCAACGGCAGAGAAGAGGGAGGGAACTCCTACAGTAGCCAGAAGAAGATACAGGAGAGAACCGAAAAGTCTGTGGTGGAGGAAGTAGAGAGAGATGCAACGGCGGAGAAAAATGCAGCGGCGAAGAAGAGGGAGGGAGATCCTGCGGTAGCCAGAAGAAGATGcagggaaagaaaagttttgtTCTGGGTGGTTGGATGGGACttgctggtggtggtggttcatGGTGGCTGGCGAAAGAATTGGGTTTTGAGATTTGTGGGATTCTTTGGTTTCTTGGAAGCTACTTGGAATTTTGGGGAGTTTTGATTGGGAAAATGGAGGAAGTGTGGTTGGTTTTTGTAAGCAGAAAGAGCAGCTggcaagaagaagagagagaaaacgaagaagaagaacagagcgagagagagagccCCCGACTAAATTGTCCCGTGATTTTGGAGAGCATAAGAAAACGGGTAGTCATCGGAGAAAATAGATAGGTCGGATTATTTAATCCGATAGCTATTTAATACGAACGAACATCAAACACCGTATTTCATATCATTAGTACTATCTGATGCTTTATACGGTGTGTCAAACGACTGATGCTTTATACGGTGTGTCAAACGAAACCTAAAAGTCCATGAATATGCCAACAAGCACCACAATCCAAAAACCTAAATTCATATATTTGACCATATTTAGAAAGAATATACTAAAAATCTTTTGGTACTGCAaactaattagaaaaaaaaattacttgtaaaaaatataaaataaaaattttaaaatactaataataattctCTATTTAAATAGCGAACATATCATGCTAAAATGCCAATTTTTAATCTACATTTACAAATTATGTCACTAGTAAAAATTAAACACGAACAACCATCCTCCAATCgttttgatttacaaattttgacttttggtttaaattttcagTCACCTTAAAATTATCCTAAAAGCCAACGGTTCAACAACCAACaattaaacaagaaaattattattaactcttcaaatttctcattctgcgtttttatatttagaaaaaaaatacacttgtaagacGTGAGGTTTAAAGGGCCAAAAACACTTGATTGAACAAAATTAAACTGCATAATTAGATCACAAGCAATAAGCAAgcataattaatattataatataaagcACTGGAAAAAAAAGAGGGACAAAATAACTGAGAAAAAAGCCTAATTTATTTAACGATAATAGCTCAGTTCGACAGAGAATAAAGAGTCTCAGATGAGAAACCACCGGAAGAGCATTAGACGGAAAATCAGAGAATTAAACCATAATAAGGTCCATAACCCAAACCCTAATATGACGCCACCTAATTAGTACCCAAATTTAAAGACTCATAATAACAAAGACATAGAACGACGACGTTTCCATCATCCACAGATGAGCAGTCGAAACGGCATCGTCTAGGAGAGCTGGCCACAGTCGGCGACCACCACCGGCTTCGAGGTCCTTCCCTGTCCAGACCCCACCTTCTCGATGTTCTTCACCACATCGAGCCCTTCGACCACCTGCCCGAACACCACGTGCTTGCCGTCGAGCCACTCGGTCTTGGCTGTGCAGATGAAGAACTGAGATCCATTAGTTCCGGGACCGGCGTTGGCCATGGACAAGATTCCGGGTCCGGTGTGCTTCTTGTTGAAGTTCTCGTCCGCGAACTTGGCGCCGTAGATCGACTCGCCTCCGGTGCCGTTTCCGGCGGTGAAATCACCTCCCTGGCACATGAAACCCGGGATCACGCGGTGGAAGGCGGATCCCTTGTAGTGGAGGGGCTTGCCGGAGCGGCCGACGCCCTTCTCGCCGGTGCAGAGAGCCCTGAAGTTCTCAGCGGTGCGGGGGGTGGTGTCGGCGTAGAGCTCCATCACAATGCGGCCGGCCGGCTGGCCTCCGATCGTCATGTCAAAGAAAACCTTAGGATTTGCCATTGCTAGGGTTTGATTGGTTTGTTGGAGAGGAGTGATTTGAGGAAAGAGAGTACGATTAGGGTTTGTTATGCGTGGACGAGGTGACGAGGACGAGGGGATTTATAAAAGGGTTTCTGCGGTGGATATCCAGGGCAAGCTTTTGTCAGCCGTTGGATGGGAAAACGTGGAGAGAATCCGAAAGGGGATGGGTTAACCGTGGT
This genomic stretch from Pyrus communis chromosome 2, drPyrComm1.1, whole genome shotgun sequence harbors:
- the LOC137726848 gene encoding peptidyl-prolyl cis-trans isomerase 1, translated to MANPKVFFDMTIGGQPAGRIVMELYADTTPRTAENFRALCTGEKGVGRSGKPLHYKGSAFHRVIPGFMCQGGDFTAGNGTGGESIYGAKFADENFNKKHTGPGILSMANAGPGTNGSQFFICTAKTEWLDGKHVVFGQVVEGLDVVKNIEKVGSGQGRTSKPVVVADCGQLS